The proteins below come from a single Conger conger chromosome 10, fConCon1.1, whole genome shotgun sequence genomic window:
- the wnt5a gene encoding protein Wnt-5a, with protein sequence MFLPYGFTCSAFASIMDSRHFVFTVTFLAFFMQTAVEASSWWSLAMNPLLIPEAYIIGAQPLCSQLAGLSQGQKKLCQLYQDHMQYIGEGAKTGIKECQYQFRHRRWNCSTVDNSSVFGRVMQIGSRETAFTYAISAAGVVNAVSRACREGELSSCGCSRAARPKDLPRDWLWGGCGDNLNYGYRFSKEFVDAREREKTYQKGTYDSARLLMNLHNNEAGRRTVSDLAHVSCKCHGVSGSCSLKTCWLQLADFRKVGDALKEKYDSAASMKLNSRGKLVQVNNKFNTPTSYDLIYIDQSPDYCVRNDSTGSLGTMGRLCNKTSEGMDGCELMCCGRGYDQYKAQVVERCHCKFHWCCYVKCKRCTKTVDQFVCK encoded by the exons ATGTTCCTGCCATACGGATTTACCTGCTCTGCCTTCGCCAGTATTATGGATTctagacattttgtttttaccgTCACCTTTTTGGCGTTCTTCATGCAAACTGCTGTGGAGGCTAGTTCTTGGTG GTCCCTGGCCATGAATCCTCTCCTGATTCCGGAGGCTTACATCATCGGAGCGCAGCCGCTGTGCAGTCAGCTGGCTGGCCTTTCCCAAGGCCAGAAGAAGCTGTGTCAGTTGTATCAGGACCACATGCAGTACATCGGGGAAGGGGCCAAGACTGGGATCAAGGAATGCCAGTATCAGTTCAGGCACCGGCGGTGGAACTGCAGCACGGTCGACAACTCCTCCGTCTTCGGCAGAGTCATGCAGATAG GCAGCCGCGAGACTGCTTTCACGTACGCCATCAGCGCAGCGGGAGTGGTGAACGCAGTGAGCCGGgcctgcagagagggggagcTCTCGTCCTGTGGGTGCAGCAGGGCAGCCAGGCCCAAAGACCTGCCCAGGGACTGGCTGTGGGGCGGCTGCGGGGACAACCTCAACTACGGCTATCGCTTCTCCAAGGAGTTCGTGGACGCGCGGGAGCGCGAGAAGACCTATCAGAAGGGCACGTACGATAGCGCGCGGCTACTGATGAATCTGCACAACAATGAAGCCGGGCGCAGG ACGGTTTCGGACCTGGCTCACGTCTCCTGCAAGTGTCACGGCGTCTCCGGGTCCTGCAGCCTGAAGACCTGCTGGCTCCAGCTGGCGGACTTCCGCAAGGTGGGCGACGCGCTGAAGGAGAAGTACGACAGCGCCGCGTCCATGAAACTCAACTCCCGCGGCAAGTTGGTCCAGGTCAACAACAAGTTCAACACCCCCACCAGCTACGACCTCATCTACATCGACCAGAGCCCGGACTACTGCGTGCGCAACGACAGCACCGGCTCGCTGGGGACTATGGGACGGCTCTGCAACAAGACCTCCGAGGGCATGGACGGCTGTGAGCTGATGTGCTGTGGCCGGGGGTACGACCAGTACAAAGCCCAGGTGGTGGAGAGGTGCCACTGCAAGTTTCACTGGTGCTGCTACGTCAAATGCAAGAGATGCACAAAAACCGTGGACCAGTTTGTCTGCAAATAA